One genomic region from Nitrospira sp. encodes:
- a CDS encoding DUF2294 family protein, translating into MAQARSTADLEYAVMLAILNFHSEFMKSTYSHVDVQLSEDIINVTLTRIGAVPAEARLAQSEEGRALLRQVHEALFTSCQDVLMQRIESVVERKVRTMVTSLDPVSGRSGIAINLQKSPLQPVHHTDRPPTRERTDSGQRNS; encoded by the coding sequence ATGGCGCAGGCTCGAAGCACAGCGGATCTGGAATATGCCGTCATGCTGGCGATTCTGAACTTCCATTCAGAGTTCATGAAATCCACCTATTCCCATGTGGATGTGCAATTGTCGGAAGACATCATCAATGTCACGTTGACGAGAATCGGTGCCGTACCTGCCGAAGCGCGTCTGGCCCAGTCCGAGGAAGGACGGGCCTTGCTCCGGCAAGTGCACGAGGCGCTCTTCACCTCATGCCAAGATGTGCTCATGCAACGGATTGAATCCGTTGTCGAACGCAAGGTGCGGACGATGGTGACAAGTCTCGATCCTGTCTCCGGCAGAAGCGGTATCGCGATCAATCTTCAAAAGTCCCCCCTTCAGCCAGTCCACCATACGGACAGGCCCCCTACCAGGGAAAGAACAGACTCCGGTCAGCGAAACAGCTAA
- a CDS encoding sigma-54-dependent Fis family transcriptional regulator: MTWQLLLLEDEASVREAFALRLRDQGYVVQTAGSGEEALNLLRTFEPDVLVVDLVMPNLSGLDVLSRVKQLAPTIPVIVLTARGTVKDAVEAMRLGAFDFVAKSIDMDDLFHTLRRATDFLTLQRQVQLHSGQDAARYALERVIARSPVTKSFLSHLDELVKNDRVTVLLQGETGTGKQYMGRVIHYNSARAGKPCVEVDCPSIPQELFESELFGHEKGAFTGATGRKCGLLEMAEGGTIFFDEIGDLPLPLQAKLLRVLEERTIRRVGGAANIPIDVRVMAATNRNLKEAVAKGEFREDLYFRLNVVTLTVPPLRDRKEDIIPLAEQFLTRSALGLRKPVRTLGASAQALLHDYPLPGNVRELSNLIERAVLFCGGTTLESANFPAEVQQVVSPSLQTTPAMPSSGEGLSDPAQVHISFKVGTQSLADLEDRIIEEVLARSGGNKTLAAKQLGVTRWMLDRRRKPRP, translated from the coding sequence ATGACGTGGCAGTTGTTGTTGTTGGAGGATGAAGCGTCGGTGCGGGAGGCCTTTGCCTTACGCCTGCGCGATCAGGGGTATGTGGTGCAAACCGCCGGTTCAGGCGAGGAGGCCTTGAATCTCCTCCGGACCTTCGAGCCAGATGTGCTCGTGGTGGACCTCGTCATGCCGAATCTCTCGGGCCTGGATGTCCTGAGCCGAGTGAAACAACTGGCGCCGACGATCCCGGTTATCGTGTTGACGGCCAGGGGCACGGTGAAGGACGCGGTGGAGGCGATGCGGCTGGGCGCGTTTGATTTCGTCGCCAAGAGCATCGACATGGATGATCTGTTTCACACGCTTCGCCGGGCCACCGATTTTCTGACCCTTCAGCGGCAAGTGCAGCTTCACAGCGGGCAGGACGCCGCGCGCTATGCGCTGGAGCGCGTGATCGCCAGAAGCCCCGTCACCAAAAGTTTTCTCTCGCATCTCGACGAACTCGTGAAGAACGATCGAGTGACCGTCTTACTCCAGGGCGAAACCGGCACCGGCAAGCAGTACATGGGGCGGGTGATTCACTACAACAGCGCGCGCGCGGGAAAACCCTGCGTGGAGGTGGATTGCCCGTCGATTCCCCAAGAACTCTTCGAAAGTGAGTTGTTCGGACATGAGAAGGGGGCCTTCACGGGGGCGACCGGGAGAAAATGCGGCCTGTTGGAGATGGCCGAAGGCGGCACCATTTTCTTCGATGAGATCGGCGACCTGCCGCTTCCGCTGCAGGCCAAGTTGCTGCGGGTGTTGGAAGAACGCACGATCCGCCGAGTCGGTGGTGCGGCAAACATTCCCATCGACGTGCGCGTGATGGCGGCAACCAACCGGAACTTGAAGGAGGCCGTGGCCAAGGGAGAATTCCGGGAGGATTTATATTTTCGACTCAACGTGGTGACCCTCACGGTTCCACCGCTTCGCGACCGGAAGGAAGACATTATCCCCCTCGCGGAGCAATTTTTGACGAGATCAGCTCTGGGATTGAGAAAACCGGTGCGGACGCTGGGTGCGAGCGCACAAGCCCTGCTCCATGACTATCCGCTTCCCGGCAACGTGCGGGAATTGAGCAACCTGATCGAGCGAGCCGTACTCTTCTGCGGCGGGACCACGCTCGAATCCGCGAATTTTCCCGCCGAGGTGCAGCAGGTGGTGTCGCCGTCTCTCCAGACAACCCCAGCCATGCCGTCATCCGGTGAGGGATTGTCCGATCCTGCCCAGGTTCACATCAGCTTCAAGGTGGGGACGCAATCCCTGGCCGATCTGGAGGATCGGATCATCGAAGAGGTCTTGGCTCGGTCCGGCGGGAACAAAACATTGGCCGCCAAGCAATTGGGCGTGACCCGCTGGATGCTGGATCGCCGTCGCAAACCTCGCCCCTGA
- a CDS encoding PAS domain S-box protein: protein MASARRTRSNAARPVPSEIAAAEVLAWLSDCIHGGLCFVCKGLLIFENSQFAELVESVASEATGHGPSLRKRLLDDAIAWNEQDLGARKIVEYHLAAPDASPLHYDCRFSVVPYRGERGVLMVLEDVTERVRLAQDAAQVARFQSVLARIGTLGVSGVSAQELMNQAVKETAAALDVELCKILVPREPDGHLYIMAGSGLREELIGKLTIEGGTHSQAGYAIRERTPVVVEDLRKETRFSASKLLTEHGAVAGMCVPMLVEDRVYGVMTAHSRRVRRFTQQEQEFLSTIANTVGTVLERRRHEETQMDFYHRLFLSAQDGVMMTDTTGTIVDWNPALERMTGWTRDEALGQRPVILKSGKHAPEFYERLWQSIRAGHPFVERFVNRRKDGSEFLVWESVSPVKASDGSTQYFMAILTDLSEREQMLEALRHTEQVKLVGQLAGGILHEVRNPLIGLGSLATHLAEQSSLPQDARDRCRLIAREAARIDELLESHLGQLRPRPFDIAPCDLASVLEDTFTLLRPNLVKNQIVVRTSMAPDLPLVEASRAHILQVCLNIVMNAIDAMPGGGHVQATLASEVRRVPGLLMRLADGGKGITPDDLTRIYEPFFTNGKAKGVGLGLTITRDIVERHHGQLVIESPPGQGAVVTVWLPVRHEA from the coding sequence ATGGCTTCCGCCCGTCGTACCCGCTCCAACGCCGCTCGACCCGTGCCGTCAGAGATCGCCGCCGCTGAGGTGTTGGCCTGGCTCAGCGACTGTATTCACGGCGGGCTCTGTTTCGTCTGCAAGGGCCTTCTCATCTTCGAAAACTCTCAATTCGCGGAACTGGTGGAAAGTGTGGCCTCCGAAGCAACGGGGCATGGGCCCAGCCTGCGCAAGCGGTTGCTGGATGACGCCATCGCCTGGAACGAACAGGATCTGGGCGCCCGCAAGATTGTGGAGTATCACCTGGCCGCACCGGACGCTTCGCCGCTCCACTACGACTGCCGCTTCAGTGTCGTGCCCTACCGGGGAGAGCGCGGTGTACTCATGGTCCTGGAAGATGTCACGGAACGGGTTCGGCTTGCGCAGGATGCCGCCCAGGTGGCGCGATTCCAGTCGGTGTTGGCGCGTATCGGTACCTTGGGTGTCAGCGGCGTCTCGGCTCAGGAATTGATGAACCAGGCGGTCAAGGAAACGGCGGCGGCCTTGGATGTGGAGCTCTGCAAAATTCTCGTGCCCCGAGAGCCGGACGGTCATCTTTACATCATGGCGGGAAGCGGGTTGCGGGAGGAGCTCATCGGCAAGTTGACGATCGAAGGCGGGACCCATTCGCAGGCGGGCTATGCCATTCGGGAGCGCACTCCGGTCGTGGTGGAGGATCTTCGGAAAGAAACCCGATTTTCCGCGTCCAAGCTCCTGACCGAACATGGCGCCGTCGCGGGCATGTGTGTGCCGATGCTGGTGGAAGACCGGGTCTATGGAGTCATGACCGCCCATTCCAGGCGTGTGCGCCGATTCACGCAGCAGGAGCAGGAGTTTCTCTCGACGATCGCCAATACCGTCGGGACGGTGCTGGAGCGCCGCCGTCATGAAGAGACGCAAATGGATTTTTATCATCGCCTGTTCCTCTCTGCGCAAGACGGCGTCATGATGACGGATACGACCGGGACGATCGTGGACTGGAATCCGGCGCTCGAACGCATGACCGGTTGGACGCGGGATGAGGCATTGGGTCAGCGTCCCGTGATTCTGAAGTCGGGCAAACACGCGCCTGAATTTTACGAACGGTTGTGGCAGTCGATTCGAGCTGGCCATCCCTTCGTGGAACGGTTTGTCAACCGCCGCAAGGACGGCTCGGAGTTTCTGGTCTGGGAAAGCGTCAGCCCGGTCAAGGCGTCCGACGGCTCTACGCAATACTTCATGGCGATCCTGACGGATCTCAGCGAGCGCGAGCAGATGCTGGAGGCGCTACGCCACACCGAGCAGGTCAAACTGGTCGGTCAATTGGCCGGCGGCATCTTGCATGAGGTGCGGAATCCGCTCATCGGCCTGGGGAGCCTGGCGACACATCTGGCCGAGCAATCATCCTTGCCCCAGGACGCGCGTGACCGCTGCCGGTTGATTGCCCGGGAGGCGGCGCGCATCGACGAGCTGCTCGAATCTCACCTCGGTCAACTTCGCCCCAGGCCGTTCGATATCGCGCCCTGCGACCTGGCCTCGGTGCTGGAAGATACCTTCACGCTGCTTCGCCCGAACCTGGTCAAGAATCAGATCGTGGTTCGAACATCGATGGCTCCGGACCTGCCGTTGGTGGAGGCCTCGAGGGCGCATATTCTGCAGGTCTGCCTCAACATCGTGATGAATGCCATCGATGCGATGCCGGGAGGCGGCCACGTGCAGGCGACCCTGGCTTCGGAGGTACGGCGTGTGCCGGGACTGTTGATGCGTCTTGCCGACGGGGGAAAGGGGATCACGCCTGACGATTTGACGCGCATCTACGAACCGTTTTTCACGAACGGGAAAGCGAAGGGTGTGGGACTTGGATTGACCATTACCCGCGATATTGTGGAACGCCATCACGGGCAGCTCGTGATCGAGAGTCCGCCGGGGCAGGGGGCGGTTGTAACGGTGTGGCTGCCGGTCAGGCACGAAGCATAA
- a CDS encoding P-II family nitrogen regulator, translating to MLTLHPMKEIRIVIEGEHLKIVTGLLDRVGATGYTIINNVSGKGHHGFHEGHLLFDDTSSQVIVFTVVPEERIEPILAGLGPVFHKHSGAMFVSDVAVTRRDHFVVR from the coding sequence ATGTTGACGCTGCATCCGATGAAAGAGATTCGCATTGTGATCGAGGGAGAACATCTGAAAATCGTGACCGGTCTCCTCGACCGAGTCGGGGCGACGGGGTACACCATCATCAACAACGTGTCGGGCAAGGGGCACCATGGATTCCATGAGGGACACTTACTGTTTGATGACACCAGCAGCCAGGTCATCGTGTTTACGGTCGTGCCTGAGGAACGCATCGAGCCGATCCTGGCGGGCCTGGGGCCGGTGTTCCACAAACATTCCGGCGCGATGTTTGTCAGTGATGTCGCGGTGACCCGGCGGGATCATTTCGTCGTCCGATAG
- a CDS encoding DUF2309 domain-containing protein, protein MALERRTFTDAERMALRSHVELAGEAIASYWPMRTFIHHNPLHGLEDLPFDQAVKRGEQLLGGKGYLPSGLYRRYLAQGRIRPDDLTQVLAPLAGDRQVMFAGRPLSHLELLRLSMMHGLGDPTLDSQASDEATDHLATWLTSTVGDSRALQPEALLPWELVDLCSQETLSSWCDRTAGTSIVADINEQMVKWCGVFLDEGEASWVMPERQHTFYRSWKRLARYDAGLRLLGVTEAAQKIEAMDDRPEEAVLSSLAAMGIPKPAWEAYFALHLAALPGWTGYIKWRSEEPHYPWQTRYPIDLVKYLAVRLFYEREFVDLRCRQRLDMAGHVDAIRGYLEQAPYGHWLRRQLVGGRLETAVAADARTWIRQHHQATHEEWNRFGRQVYEQTAGVRAADKLKRDARRLLALAAATGIASESVTQTSPRDVLTVLNWLDGFPAGQQSQRWLEAFETRQRLDVVEQLSGVARQLRESDGRAAGSGPARPLAQMVFCIDVRSEVFRRHLEQLGGYETLGVAGFFGIPVKYQAFGEELPVTHAPVLLKPKNHIREIPRSYHGTAASRHRLFAKLSHAGHHLLHDLKENVITPYVMVEALGWFFSVPFFGKTLFPLWYHRVTTWLKGLWLPPLATTLTIDKLSREEAQEMVAVEQRAAIRAALRKEFPELGSAITPALIDHIRHGAMEHQDAQGTQEVAESLGMTSVQVEALYERFRREYTLTPRGLSSRLQRITQHGFSVSEQAYGVEAALRLMGFTAGFARLVVMCSHGSTSDNNPYESALDCGACGGNSGLPNARAFAAMANNQAVRQVLASRGIKIPNDTHFVAAQHDTTRNDVRIVDLEDVPATHRKDLVRLLEDLREAGEQAAHERGLALEGTVAPSKRKDPQVRAGRRSVDWAQVRPEWGLSKNNLLIIGRRELTRPLNLQGRSFLHSYDYRQDDSGKLLESIMTAPLIVAQWINMEHYFSTVDNEVYGSGSKVYHNIVGRVGVMSGASSDLRLGLPAQTVLDGPLPYHEPMRLLAMIEAPRERVEAVIATHPSLERLFHNEWVSLVVCEPNEAAFYHYDIMQGWRLIAAEPGRGPAVSGAVNGQATCDSDPGRPACEVAAPVSAQQDSATSHP, encoded by the coding sequence ATGGCACTTGAGCGACGCACTTTCACCGATGCAGAGCGGATGGCATTGCGCTCGCACGTGGAACTGGCGGGAGAGGCCATTGCCTCCTACTGGCCCATGCGAACCTTCATCCACCACAATCCATTACATGGCTTGGAAGACCTGCCGTTCGATCAGGCCGTGAAGCGCGGTGAACAACTGCTCGGGGGCAAGGGCTATCTCCCGAGCGGGCTCTACCGCCGCTATCTTGCGCAAGGCCGCATCCGTCCGGACGATCTCACGCAGGTCTTGGCGCCGCTTGCCGGAGATCGCCAGGTCATGTTTGCGGGACGCCCCTTGTCTCATCTGGAACTGCTGCGATTGTCCATGATGCACGGGCTCGGCGATCCGACGCTGGACTCGCAGGCCTCCGATGAGGCTACGGATCACCTCGCGACCTGGCTCACCTCGACGGTCGGCGACAGTCGTGCGCTCCAGCCGGAGGCACTGCTTCCCTGGGAACTCGTGGATCTCTGTTCGCAGGAGACCCTGTCGAGCTGGTGCGACCGAACCGCCGGGACATCGATCGTCGCCGACATCAATGAACAGATGGTGAAATGGTGCGGCGTGTTTCTGGATGAGGGCGAAGCCTCCTGGGTCATGCCGGAGCGGCAGCATACGTTCTATCGCTCGTGGAAACGATTGGCCCGGTACGATGCGGGGCTACGACTGCTGGGCGTGACGGAGGCCGCTCAAAAAATCGAGGCGATGGATGATCGCCCTGAAGAAGCGGTGCTCTCCAGCCTGGCCGCGATGGGCATTCCCAAGCCGGCCTGGGAAGCGTATTTCGCCCTGCATCTGGCTGCCCTTCCGGGGTGGACCGGGTATATCAAATGGCGCTCGGAGGAGCCGCATTATCCTTGGCAGACGCGCTATCCGATCGATCTGGTGAAGTATCTGGCCGTGCGATTGTTCTACGAGCGTGAATTCGTCGACCTGCGCTGCCGGCAACGGTTGGACATGGCCGGGCATGTCGATGCCATCCGCGGCTACCTCGAGCAGGCGCCCTATGGGCATTGGCTGAGGCGGCAACTGGTGGGCGGCAGGCTGGAGACAGCGGTAGCGGCTGATGCGCGCACATGGATTCGACAGCATCACCAGGCCACCCATGAAGAATGGAATCGATTCGGCCGCCAGGTGTACGAACAGACCGCCGGCGTGCGGGCCGCCGACAAGCTCAAGCGAGATGCTCGGCGACTGTTGGCGTTGGCCGCCGCAACCGGTATCGCTTCCGAGTCGGTGACCCAGACCTCCCCGCGAGATGTGCTGACCGTCTTGAACTGGCTGGACGGATTCCCGGCCGGGCAACAGAGCCAGCGCTGGTTGGAAGCGTTTGAAACCAGGCAGCGCCTGGACGTGGTCGAACAGTTGAGCGGGGTGGCCCGGCAGCTGCGGGAGAGCGACGGCCGGGCTGCGGGGAGCGGTCCTGCGCGTCCGCTGGCTCAAATGGTCTTCTGCATCGATGTGCGCTCTGAGGTCTTCCGACGGCACCTCGAACAGTTGGGTGGGTACGAAACATTAGGGGTCGCTGGATTTTTCGGTATCCCGGTGAAGTATCAGGCGTTCGGTGAAGAGCTGCCGGTGACGCATGCTCCCGTCTTGTTGAAACCGAAAAATCATATCCGCGAAATTCCACGTAGCTATCACGGGACGGCGGCGAGCCGGCACCGGCTGTTCGCCAAGCTGAGTCACGCTGGCCACCATCTCCTGCACGACCTCAAAGAAAATGTCATTACTCCCTATGTGATGGTCGAAGCCCTGGGCTGGTTTTTCAGCGTGCCGTTTTTCGGGAAAACGCTGTTCCCTCTCTGGTACCACCGCGTGACGACCTGGCTGAAGGGGTTGTGGCTGCCGCCGTTGGCTACCACCCTCACGATCGACAAGCTGAGCCGCGAGGAGGCGCAAGAAATGGTGGCGGTGGAGCAACGCGCCGCTATTCGCGCCGCCCTCCGCAAGGAATTTCCTGAACTGGGTTCCGCCATCACGCCCGCGTTGATCGATCATATCCGGCACGGTGCCATGGAACATCAGGATGCGCAAGGCACGCAGGAGGTCGCCGAGAGTCTGGGGATGACATCGGTTCAAGTCGAAGCCCTGTATGAGCGGTTCCGGCGGGAATACACGCTCACCCCGCGAGGCCTGTCTTCCCGGCTTCAACGCATCACGCAACATGGCTTCTCTGTATCCGAGCAGGCCTATGGCGTGGAAGCGGCGCTTCGGCTCATGGGCTTCACGGCGGGGTTCGCGCGATTGGTGGTGATGTGTTCTCACGGGAGTACTTCGGATAACAATCCGTATGAGTCCGCACTCGATTGCGGCGCATGCGGAGGGAACAGCGGGTTGCCCAATGCGCGCGCCTTTGCGGCGATGGCGAACAATCAAGCCGTGCGCCAGGTGTTGGCATCCCGCGGGATCAAGATTCCGAACGACACCCATTTCGTGGCCGCGCAGCATGACACGACCAGGAACGATGTCCGCATCGTCGATCTGGAGGATGTGCCGGCGACCCATCGCAAAGACCTTGTCCGCTTGTTGGAGGACCTGCGCGAGGCGGGCGAACAGGCGGCTCATGAGCGGGGGCTGGCGCTGGAGGGGACCGTCGCACCGTCGAAACGCAAAGACCCGCAGGTGAGGGCAGGCCGGCGTAGCGTCGATTGGGCGCAAGTGCGTCCTGAGTGGGGACTGTCGAAAAACAATCTCCTTATCATCGGACGGCGGGAGCTGACGCGTCCGTTGAACCTTCAGGGGCGCTCATTCCTCCATTCGTACGACTACCGGCAAGACGACTCGGGAAAACTCCTCGAGTCCATCATGACCGCTCCGCTCATCGTGGCCCAATGGATCAATATGGAGCACTATTTCTCGACAGTCGATAACGAGGTCTACGGCAGCGGAAGCAAGGTCTATCACAATATTGTCGGACGGGTAGGCGTCATGAGCGGAGCGAGCAGCGATCTGCGGCTCGGGCTTCCGGCCCAGACCGTCCTGGACGGGCCGCTGCCCTATCACGAGCCGATGCGTCTGCTGGCGATGATCGAGGCGCCGAGGGAGCGTGTGGAAGCGGTGATCGCCACCCACCCCAGTTTGGAACGGTTATTTCACAACGAGTGGGTATCGCTCGTGGTGTGCGAGCCGAACGAAGCCGCCTTTTATCACTATGACATTATGCAAGGGTGGCGGCTGATTGCGGCGGAGCCGGGCCGGGGGCCGGCTGTCTCAGGCGCGGTGAACGGGCAGGCGACGTGCGACTCGGATCCTGGCCGGCCGGCCTGTGAGGTTGCGGCGCCCGTATCTGCTCAGCAGGATTCGGCGACGTCGCATCCATAG